GGGCGGCGCCGAGGTCCAGCTCGGCGCCCTCGCGCACGACCCGCTTGGCCGCGGCCACCGCGGCGCGCGGCAGGTGCGCGAGCTCGGTCGCGGCCGCCCGCACCTCGGCCCGGAAGTCGCCGGAGAGGACGCGGCTGACGAGCCCGAGCCGCTCGGCGTGAGCCGCGTCGACCCGCAGGCCGGTGATCACGAGGTCGGTCGCGGGACCGCGCCCGATCAGCCGGATCAGGCGCTGCGACCCGCCCGCGCCGGGGATGATGCCCAGGGCGGTCTCGATCGCGGAGAAGTGCGCCCGCGGGCTCGCCCAGCGCAGGGTGCAGGCGAGCGACAGCTCCAGTCCCCCACCCCAGGCCTGGCCGTCGATGGCGGCGACGACCGGCTGCGGCATGGTCTCGATCAGGCGCATCGTGGTGTACCACGCCCGCGCCTCCGGCACCGGCCCGTCGGCCAGCCGGGTCAGCTCGTCGAGGTCGGCGTGCGCGATGAAGCGCTCCGGGTCGGCGCTGGCGAGGACGACGACGGCCGTGTCCGGGTCGTCCGCGAGCGCGGTGAGGTGGTCGCCGAGCTCGGTGAGCGCGGCGAAGGTGAGGAAGTTCCGAGGGGGGTTGTCGTAGACGAGCTCCACCACCCCTCCGGAGCGGGTGGCCTTCCACAGCGGCATGTCAGCGTGGTCCTTCCTGGTGATGGACGTCGATGGAGAGCGTCGAGTCCGCGAGGTGGAGGTCGACGGCGACGGTGCGGGCCTCGGCGGAGGTGCTCGACGGCTCACCGGTGCTGAGGTTGCGGTCGAGGTGGGGGAAGGCGCTGCCCGTCACGAGGAGGCCCAGCCGGTGGCCCGGCCCGAAGCGCTGCGCGGTGTACCCGAGGGCGACCCGCACCCGGGCAGGAGTGCCGTCGGCGGGGCCGCCGAGCACGTGGCTCAGCCGGGCCACGCCCTCGGCGACGGGGTACACCCGCCCGTCGGGACGGACGTCGACCAGGCGGACGACGAGGTCGGCGTCCGGCTGGCTCACCGACACCGTCAGGTCCGCGTGGACGGCGCCCACGACGTCGAGCGGCTCGTCGAGCTCCGCCGTCCGGTAACCGAGCACATCGGGTCGCTCGAGCTGCCGGCTCAGGTCGATCGGTCCCGGCGTGGACCGCCCGAGGTGGATGACCCGGCCGCCGCGGCTCGGCACCGGGTCGAGCGGGTCGTGGACGAGGCTGTCGACGGCACCGGCCGCCTCCGGCTCGGGACCGAGGACGCCGGCCCGCCCCAGGTGCAGCACCTCGGACCGGGTGGCGCGCGGCGGCCAGGCATCGGCCGTGTGCCACTGGTCGGCGCCCATGAGGAAGTACCTGACCTCGTGCCGCGGCGCGACCGCCGCGGGGTCCGCGAAGAAGGCCAGCTGCTGCGCGGGGACGGTCGCCGCCGCGGCGGAGGCGGTGATGCCGAAGTTCAGCTCGCCGGTGTGGTGCGGCAGCGGTCCGGTGTGCGCCCACGGGCCGACGACGAGGCGGTGCGCCAGCTCGGGATGGGCCCGGACGGCGTCGCGGAACGCGTCGATCGTGGCGGAGGCGAAGACGTCGAACCAACCCGTCGTGACGAACACCGGCACCCCGACGGCGGCCGGCTCCCACTCGGGCGTGGTCGGCACCCGGCCGGCCAGCAGCGCGGGGACGTCGATCGGGAAGCCGCGCAGCCGTGCCAGCGGGCCCTCGGCCAGGGGCAGCGCCGCCAGGGCCGGCTCCGGGTCGAGAAGGAGGGCATGCAGGGTGGCGACCGTCTCGGCGTCGGCGTCCTGCGGTCGCCGCCGCAGCCAGTCCGCGGCCATGTAGAGCAGCCAGCTGACGACCTGCTCGAGGCGCATCGCCCCGCCCAGCTCGCGCAGGTCGCGGCTGCCCGAGGTCACCATCGCCGCGGCAACGCCGGCCAGGCTCGGCGGGCGCTGGGCGGCGCCGAGGAAGGAGACGATGCCGCCGTACGACGTGCCGGCGAGGATCACCCGGCCGTCGCACCACTCCTGGCGGGCGACCCACTCCACGGTGTCGTAGGCGTCGAGGGCCTCCTGGTCCCACATGATCGGCTCCCAGTCACCCTCCGAGCCGAACCGGCCTCGGGTGTCCTGGCAGACCGCGGCGAACCCGCCGTGGAGGCAGTCGACCGGCCGCAGTACGTCGGAGGTGATCGCCCGGCGCCCGTAGGGCGTGCGGAAGACCACCGCGGGGCGGGGCTCGCCGTGGTGCCACACGTCGGCCTGCAGCGCCACACCGTCGCGCATTGGCGTCGCGACGTCGCCGAGCCAGAACCCGGCACTCATGCCGAGGCCGCCGTCGGGAGCATCCCCAGGCCCATCTCGTTCCAGCCCGCGGTCGCGCCGCCGTCGACGGTGATCACGCCGCCGTTCATGTACGACGACTCCGGGAGCGCCGCGAAGACCGCTGCCCGCGCCTGCTCCTCGGGCCGGCTGAGGCGCCCGGCCGGGGTCGCCCGCAGGAACCCGTTGCGCGCGACGCCGTCCTCGGGCCACAGCTCGTCGGCCATCGCGGTGTGGGTCGGCCCGGTGACCATGGCCACCGCCCGGATGCCCTGGGCGCCGTAGTCGACCGCGACCGACCGGGTCAGCCCGATCACCGCGTGCTTGGCCATGTTGTAGACCGAGGACCGCGGCGTCGCCCCGACCCCGCACATCGAGGCGGTGAAGACGAAGACTCCGCCGCGCTCCCGCATGTGCGGCACGCCGGAGCGCACGAGGTAGAAGTTCGCGTCGCAGCACACGCCCATCACCCGGCGGTAGTCGTCGTCGGTGATCGAGTGCGGACGACCGGGGATGCTGATCCCCGCGTTCCCGTGCACCACGTCCAGGCGGCCGTGCTCGGCCACCACCGCACGCAGTGCCGCGTCGACCGCGGCGGGGTCGGACACGTCGCAGGCCCGGATGCCGGGGCCCTCGCGCAGGTCCAGGCCCACCACCGTCGCGCCCGCGCGCTCGAAGAGCGTCAGCGACGCGGCGCCGATGCCGGAGGCGGCACCCGTCACGACCACGACGTGTCCCTCGAAGCGACCGAAGATGTTCTCGCCCATGGCGGTGTCTCCCTACTTCCCGGCGAAGCGCGGACGGCGCTTCTCGATGAAGGCCGTGGCGCCCTCGAGCGCGTCCTCGACCTCGGCGTTGTTGCGGATGTGGACGGCGTTCTGCAGCCGCAGCGCCTGCTGCACCGGCTGGCCGATCGTCTGCTCGCGCAGCTCCTTGAACAGGCCGATCGCGGCGGTCGGCGCGCTCGCGAGCCGCTCCGCCTCGGCGAGCGTCGCACTGACCAGCTCCTCCGGCTCGACGACCTTCGTGAAGATGCCGAGGCGCTCGGCCTCGTGCGCGTCGAGCAGGGCTCCGGACAGGTAGATCTCGGTGGCCCGCGCGGCGCCGACGAGTCGCGACATCATCACCAGGCCGCCGGCCTGGGCCACGTTCAGCAGCGCGCTGCCCAGGCGGGCCCGCGAGCTCGCGATCCGGACGTCGCCCGCGCAGGCGAGCTCGGCGCCGGCACCTGCCGCGTCGCCGTTGACCGCCATGATCACCGGGACCCGGCTGGTCACCAGCATCTCGATGATCCGCAGGTACATCGGGTCCGGCGTCGTACCGATCACCGGCGAGCGCTCGTACTCGCCGCGCAGGTGCTCCTCGACGGCGCCGAGGTCGTCGCCGGCGCAGAAGGACCGGCCCTCGCCCGTGATCACCACGACCCGCGTCGCGCGGTCCGCGAGCGCGCGCTCCAGGACGGCGTACAGCTCCTCACCGAGGGCGCGGTCGATCGCGTTCAGCCGCTCGGGCCGGTTCAGGGCGATCCACCGGACCCCCGGGCTCGGCTCGTGGGTGCGCAGGGTCGAGAGCGCGGGCTCGTCGTGCAGGGTGGTCATGAGCGGTTCATTCCTCCATCGATGAAAAGTGACTGGCCGGTGACGTAGCCGGCGTCGTCGCCGAGCAGCCAGCTGACGGCGCCGGCCACGTCGGCCGGACGGCCCAGGCGGCGCAGCGGCAGGCCGCGGGCCACGCGCTCGGCGATGGGGCGCAGGTCGCCCTCGTCGAGCATCGGCGTGTCGATGAACCCCGGGCAGACCGCGTTGGCGCGCACGCCCCGGGGACCGAGCTCGACCGCCAGGGAGCGGGTCAGGGTCAGCAGACCGCCCTTGCTGGTGTCATAGGCGACCTGGCCGGCGAAGCCGGTCACCGCGATCGAGCAGACGTTGACGACTGCGGCCGAGCGGCCGGCCGCCAGCAGGTCGGCCAGGTCGCGGGCCAGCCGGAAGGGCGCCCCCAGGTTGAGGTCCAAGACGGCGTCCCAGCGCTCGTCGGCGTGGTCGGCCAGCGGCGCCCGCAGCTCGATCCCGGCGTTGTTGACGAGGCCGTCGAGCCCACCCAGCCGCTCGACGCCCTGCCGGGCGACCGCACGGGATGCCTCGGGGTCGCGCAGGTCGATGCCGACGACGTGCAGGCCCGGCGCATCCGGGCCCCGGTCGCGGCGTACGACGTCGGGGTGGTCGACCGCCAGCACCCGGGCGCCGTCGGCGAGCAGGCGCGCGGTGACCGCGGTGCCGATCCCGCCGAGGGCGCCGGTGACGACCACGCGGCGCTGGGCGAGCAGGCTCATCGGGCCGGCTCCGGGTCGCGGGCCAGCAGCCGGGCCGCGTTGCCGTGCAGCCACGCCTCGCGGACCTCGGGGGCGATCGGGAGGTGCGAGGCGGAGGCGACCACCGCGGCCGGCCCGTGGCCGTGGGTCCAGCTCGTCGAGCCGAAGAGCACCCGGTCACGCACCGACCGCGCGCCGTGCAGGAAGAGCGGCTCCCAGCCGGAGCCGGCGGTGGCCATCGTCCTCGGGTGGTGGGAGGAGAACTCCAGGTACACGTGGGCATGGCGCTGCAGGAGAGCGACGGCGTCGAGGACCCAGGGCCAGCCGCCGTGGCCGAGCACGATCCGCAGACGCGGGTGCCGGATCGCCAGGGCATCGATGACCTGTGGACTGCTGATCGCCATGGGCGAGCCGGAGAAGCTCTGCCCGCTGTGGATCCAGACCGGCAGATCGCGGTCGGCGGCGAACGCCCACAGGTCCGCGAGGGCCGGGTCGTCAGGGCCCACGCCGTCCAGGAACGGGATCACCGAGAGCCCCGACATGCCGAGCTCGTCGACCGCCCGGGTCGCCTCGGCGAGCGCGGCACCCGGGTCCGCCAGCGACACGCCGGCCCACGGCACGAAGCGGCCGCTGAGCCGCGCGATCCCCGCGACGTGATCGTTCAGCGTGCCGTCCTCGCACGGCCAGGGGCCGCCGTGGATCACCTGCACGATGTCGTGCTCCTCGAGCTCGGCGACCCGGGCCTCGGGGTCGAACGCCAGCGCCGCGATCTCGGCCAGGTCCTCGATCGCCGCGTCCTGATCCTCGGCCAGCCCAGCCACGATCTGCCGGGAGGTGCGACCGGACATGGCGGCGAACCGGGGGGCGAACACCACGCCGTAGCGCGGGGCGGCGCTCAGCAGGGCGCCCAGATACGTGCGCCACCCCGCGCGGCGCAGCACGACATCGCACAGGTCGACCGCCGCCGGGGCTGGGGTGAACGGCATCACAGAATGCATGAACGTTTGTTTACCAGGATTGCGAGCACTACGTCAACAAACGTTCATATATCGGGTACGGTGGTCCCGTGAGATCCGCCAAGACCGACGCCCGCCACACGGACACCGCCCAGCGCGTACTCGACGTGGCCACGGAGCTGTTCTTCACCAACGGCTACCCCGCGACGTCGGTCCGCCAGATCATGCAGGCCTGCCACGTCACCGCCGGCTCGCTGTACAACCACTTCGGGTCCAAGGAGGACGTGCTGTACGCGATCCTCATGCGCTCCCTCAACGACTCCGTCGAGTCGCTCCTGCGCGCGCACGCCGCCGCAGCCGACACCGCGACCGCGCAACTGCGTGCGCTGGTCGGCGCGATCTCGATCTTCCACTCCGAGCGGCAGCTCGAGGGCCTGGTCAGCCAGACTGAGTGGCGGCACCTGCCGCCCGAGCGTGCCGTCGACGTCCTCGGGCAGCAGAAGCGGATCCGCCGGCTCTTCGAGGAATGCCTGCAGCGCGGCATCGCCGACGGCGAGTTCACCCTCGCCGCGGTCGGCGCCGACACCGACATCACCGCCAAGTCGATCCTCGACCTGTGCATCAACGCGGGCAAGTGGTTCCGGCCCGGCGGTCGGCTCAGCGCCGCGGACCTCGCCCGCCAGCACGTCGAGCTGGTCACCCAGATGGTGGGCGCGACGCCGTAAGGGGCCTGGAGCTCCCCGGGTAGGAGTCGAACCTACGTCGCTTGTCCTGATTCAAAGTCAGGCGGGCCCTGCCGACAGACCAACCGGGGATCGCGGGAACAGCCTAGGGCCCGCCCGGCGGGGCAGCACCTCGGGCCCGACAGACCAACCGGGGATCGCGGGAACAGCCTAGGGCCCGCCTCGCGGGGCAGCACCTCGGGCCACGCTCCGGTCACGGTCTCTGGTGGTGACGGGGTTCTCCACAGGAGCTGCAAGACCGCTGGTGGGTGAGCTGAGCGCCACGTAGGCTCGCCACACCCCGTCAGCCGACACCAGGAGCAGACATGGCCCTCACATCTCAGCAGATCGAGCGCAAACTCGACCAGCAGGGCAATGACATCGAGAGCATCTACGAGCTGCTCGCCGACCTCCAGGCCAGACTGACCACGCACGACGGCCTCTTCGCCGACCTCCAGGCCAAGCTGACCACCCACGACGGCCTCTTCGCCGACCTCCAGGCCAGACTGACCACCCACGACGGCCTCTTCGCCGACCTCCAGGCCAAGCTGACCACCCACGACGGCCTCTTCGCCGACCTCCAGGCCAAGCTGACCACCCACGACGGGCGCTTCGACACGATCGACTCCGGGCTGGGGTCGCTCCGCGATTCGATCGCCGAGGCGCTTCGGCGACTGCCGGAGCCTCCGGTCAGCTGACGGGTGCCGTCACACCCGGCGAACGGGTCGCGCTCAGCGCGAGCTCACCACCCGTTCGCCGGGTACGACATGAGAACGACGTCGCTCAGGCGGCCGGGCCGAGGCAGAGCAGGGACTTGCGGGTGACGTTCTCGAGCGGCTGCGAGCCGTTCGTGCACTTGTCACCGGCCTTGCCGACCGAGACGACCTTCAGGATCGAGGTGTTGGTCGCACCCTCGGTGCAGGCGACCTTCGCGGCCGGCGTCGACATGCCGCCGAGGTCGATGCAGTCCCCCTCGGCGACGTTGAGGTCGAGGCAGAGGTCGGCGACATTGCCGCTGTTGCGGTCGTTGCCGAGCGAGATCGTGTAGTTGAGCTCCGCCTCGTCGCAGCTCCCCTTGTCGTTGACGATCTTGTAGGTGGCCTCCGCGTCGCCGCAGTCGACCTCCTTGTGGTCGGCGTCGAAGCTGGAGCCGGTCATGACCAGGCACTCGCCCACCTTGGGGGCCTTGGCCTGCTCGACCTTCTCCTGTCCCTTGAAGAAGATGAAATACGCACCGAGGGCGACCGCGATGCTGACGACGCCACCGATGATGCGGCCGAGGATGCCGCCACCGAGATTGGCCATGCTGGGATTTCCTTCCGAGAGGGGCGGTCCGAGTCACCCGCAGAAAATGAACGGAGGAAACAGTAGAGGAGCGGTCACCAAAGCACCTGGCGGGGTGTCAGAACGTGTTCGAGAAGTCCTGGCCGTCGCGAGCGTCGCATCCGTGGAATGCCTCGCAAGGCGCAGATGCGACGGCGGTCTGGTTGCACCTTCGAGCAGCTGCAACGCAGCGAGGCGCCGACGGGGCGGCGCGCAGCAGGTCAGGACCTTCTCAAACACGTTCTCAGTAGGTGAGCTCGACCCAGGGGTCCACCTCGTAGCGGCCGTTGGGCTGGAGGGTGACCGACTGGATGCCGACCGGCCGGCCGTCGCGATAGGTGACCAGGCCGATGCTGGCGGGCCGCCGCAGCTTGCTCCCGATCGCGATCGCGTACGCCGCGCCGCCCGTCGTGCCGAGGGTGTAGGTGTAGCCGACCCGGCCGTCCTCCGCGGTGACCGGCGTGGGGCCGGTCTGGACGTGCACGTGACCGCCGAGCACCAGGTCGACGCAGCCGCGGGCCAGGGCCGGCTTGGCGATATTGGCGTCGTGGACGAGCAGGGTGCCCACCCGGTCGCCGTCCTCGTCGGCGGCGCAGGCGGCGTCGGCCAGTAGTTCGGCCACCTCGCCGAAGCTGAGCCCGGTCTGGTCGCGCCAGTCCCCCAGACCGCTGGAGCGCGGATCGTCGATCCCGAGGATCCGGGAGTCGCCGGGGCCGTCGATGACCTCGTCGTCGAAATAGGTCCAGCCGAGGTCCTCGAGGTGCGAGTGCACGAAACCGCCGCTGTCGTGGTTGCCCGCGACCGCCCACCGGCCGTCGAAGTCCTCGAAGGTCGCGGCCAGGGAGTCGAGCGAGAACGCCTCCCAGCGACTACCGGTGGAGGTGTCGTCGCCGGCGTCGTACACGGCCGTGGCGCCGCCGACATCGGCGATCGCCCGGGCGACCTTGTCCATGCCGACGTTGTCATGCCGGTCGGAGACGAGCAGGACGACGGTCTCCCCCTCCTCCGGCTGGCGCAGCTCGAGCGCCGCGGCGTCGTCGGCGGCCTGCGAGTAGAACTCGACGCTCTTCTGGTAGCTGCTGATGCCGCTCTCGATCAACCGCCGGGACTGGGCGGTCGTCGCGTCCGCCATCACCTCGACGTCGGCCGCCTCGGCAGGCAGCGGCACCTCGGGGCCGAGGAAGTCGTGCAGCGACTGCCAGTGCTCGGCCTGCGGATCGGTGCGCCCCCAGCCGTAGGGCACGGCCGCGACCACGACGAGCACGACCACGAGCCCGGCGACGGCGACGCCGCCGCAGGTGCGGAGCCCGGCGTAGAGCTCGTGGCGCCGGGTGCGACCGACGGCCGCCCACACCAGCAGGGGTACGGCGCCCAGCACGGCGCCCTGCACCAGCGCCGCGAGCGCCATCGCGACGACCGCCCGCTCGGCGACGGCGATCTGGCCCTCGGGCTGCGACGCGATCGCGGCGTACCGGCTGGTCAGCTCCTCGAGGGTCGCCACGTCGGTCTTCCCGAGCTCGACCTCGACGCCGACCCAGGTGCCCGAGGGGATCCGCAGGTCGGGCAGCACGGGCCCCATCCGGGCCACGACCTCACCGGAGAAGTCCGGGCTCAGCGTCGCCTCGTGGCTCGCGATCTCCACGGTCCGCTCGCTGTTGACGAAGATCGCGGCCGCGACGGCGACCGACAGGACCGCCCAGGCCCCCGCGTAGGCGAGGACCTTGAGCAGGCGGGGTGTGGAGATCACGTGCGCGCGCGGGCCTCCGCAACGGCGTACAGCGCCACCGAGGCGGCGACGCCGGCGTTGAGCGACTCCAGGACGCCGGCCATCGGGATCGACATCAGGTGGTCGCAGCTCTCCGCGACCAGCCGGGACAGGCCCTCGCCCTCGGACCCGACGACCAGGACCAGCGGGCCGCCGACCAGGTCGGCGTCGGCCACGAGGGCGGGCAGGGTGAGGTCACCGTCGGCGGCCAGGCCGATCACGAAGCAGCCGGCCTCCTGGAAGGCCTTGATCTGCCGGGTCAGGTTGACCGTCTGCGCCACCGGGCAGCGCGCGGCCGCGCCGGCGGAGGTCTTCCACGCCGCGGCGGTCATCGAGGCCGCCCGGCGCTCGGGGATGACCACGCCGTGCGCACCGAAGCCCGCGGCGCTGCGCACGATGGCGCCCAGGTTGCGCGGGTCCGTGATCGAGTCGAGCATGACGACGAGCGGCTTCTGGCCGGCATCCTCGGCGGCGTCGAGCAGGTCGTCGGGATGGGCGTACTCGTACGCCGGGATCCGCGCCGCCAGTCCCTGGTGCACCGCACCGTCGGTGAGCCGGTCGAGCTCGCCGCGGCTGACCTCGAGCAGGCCGATGCCGTGCTCGGCGGCCAGGCGGAACACCTCGCGCAGCCGGCCGTCGCGCTCGGCGCCCTCGGCGACGTAGACCGAGGTCACCGGCACCCGCTCACGCAGCGCCTCGACGACCGGGTTGCGCCCGGCGATCCACTCGTCGCCGCCGCTCTTGCGGCGCGGGCCGCGCTGGTTGCCGGCCCGCTTGTCGGCACGCTTCTTGGCCTCGGCGATCTTGTGCGCCTTGTGATATTCGCGGTCGACCGCCTTGGGTGTCGGCCCCCGGCCCTCCAGGCCGCGGCGGACCTTGCCCCCGGACCCGGCGGTCGGCTTCTTGCTCGACTTGCGGATGGCGCCCTTGCGCGCGGAGTTTCCGGCCATGATCAATTCACCGTCCAGGTGGGTCCGTCGGGGGTGTCGGTGATCTCGATCCCGGCCGCCTTGATCCGGTCGCGGATCGCGTCGGCGCGCGCCCAGTCCTTGTCGGCGCGCGCCTGTGTGCGCTCCTCGAGCAGGCCGGACACCAGGGCGTCGACCGCCGCGGTGAGCCGTTCCTCGGCGCCGGGCGCACCGCTGCTCGCCCAGGCCGGGTCGCGCGGGTGGACGCCGAGCACGCTCAGCATCGCTGCGACGGCGCCGCCCACGACGGACGCGTCCTCGCCGGCGGCGAGCAGCCGGTTGCCCTCGCGCACCGCGTCGTAGAGCACGGCCACCGCGGCCGGCGTACCGAGGTCGTCGTCCATCGCCGCGCAGAACGCCTCGGGTAGCTCGGACGACGCCGGGTCCGCGTCGTCGCCGACCCGGTCGAGGAAGGAGACGATCCGCTGGTAGCCCGCCGCCGCCTCGTCGAGCGCCTCGAAGCTGAACTCCACGTGGGAGCGGTAGTGCGCGGCGACCATGTAGAAGCGCAGCTCGGCGCCGCTGACCCGCTGGAGCACCGACGGGATGCTGAGCGTGTTGCCGAGCGACTTGCTCATCTTCTCACCGGCGGTGGTGATCCACGCGTTGTGCATCCAGTACGACGCGAAGGCGCCGCCGGCCGCACGCGACTGGGCCTGCTCGTTCTCGTGGTGCGGGAAGCGCAGGTCGACGCCGCCGCCGTGGATGTCGAAGGCATCGCCGAGGTACTTGCCGGCCATCGCCGAGCACTCGATGTGCCAGCCCGGGCGGCCGCGGCCCCACGGGCTCGGCCAGGACGCGGTCTCCGGCTCGGAGTCCTTGCGCCCCTTCCACAGGGCGAAGTCCCGCGGGTCCCTCTTGCCCCGCGGGTCGGCGTCGGCCGCGGGCTCCATGTCGTCGACGCCCTGGTGGGTCAGCTCGCCGTACGACGGCCACGAACGCACGTCGAAGTAGACGTCGCCGCTGCCGTCGTCGGCCGGATAGGCGTGGCCGCGCTCGATCAGCCGCGCGATCAGCTCGACCATCTCGGGGATGTGTCCCGTCGCGGCCGGCTCGTAGGTCGGCGGCGCGACGTTGAGCGCGGCGTAGGCCTTGTCGAGCTCGATCTTCATCGCGTAGGCGAGGTTGTACCAGGGCCGGTTCTGGTCTTCCGACTTCGCCAGGATCTTGTCGTCGATGTCGGTGATATTGCGGATGAACGTGACCTCGTAGCCCCGATGACGCAGCCAGCGCTGCAGGACGTCGAAGTTGACCGCCGAGCGCACGTGCCCGACGTGGGGCTCGCTCTGGACCGTGAGACCACAGACGTAGAGACCCGCCCTGCCCTCGTGAAGGGGCACGAAGTCACGGACTTCGCGGGTCGCGGTGTCGTACAGCCGGATGCTCACGGCGCCAGTCTAGGGATCCGCGCGAGTCCGGCAGGCATTGTCGCCGGACCCACGCGTGACCCTCAGCCACGCCTCAGCGCTTGACCTTCTTCGCCTTCGACGTCACGGTCTCCGAGAGGTAGGACGCCTGGGTCGCGGTGACGACGACGGTGATCCGCTTGCCGCGGTCCTTCCTCGTCAGCTTGTAGGCCGCCTTGGACGCCTTCTTGGCCGGCTTGATGGCCTTGCCGTTGCGGTACCAGCGGTAGCTGAGCGTGGCGCCGTCCCAGCCGACCACCTTCGCCTTGAGCTTCGCGCCGGCGCGGGCCGCGCCCTTCACCTTGACCTGGCCGGCCGGCAGCA
This region of Nocardioides sp. L-11A genomic DNA includes:
- the cysS gene encoding cysteine--tRNA ligase, encoding MSIRLYDTATREVRDFVPLHEGRAGLYVCGLTVQSEPHVGHVRSAVNFDVLQRWLRHRGYEVTFIRNITDIDDKILAKSEDQNRPWYNLAYAMKIELDKAYAALNVAPPTYEPAATGHIPEMVELIARLIERGHAYPADDGSGDVYFDVRSWPSYGELTHQGVDDMEPAADADPRGKRDPRDFALWKGRKDSEPETASWPSPWGRGRPGWHIECSAMAGKYLGDAFDIHGGGVDLRFPHHENEQAQSRAAGGAFASYWMHNAWITTAGEKMSKSLGNTLSIPSVLQRVSGAELRFYMVAAHYRSHVEFSFEALDEAAAGYQRIVSFLDRVGDDADPASSELPEAFCAAMDDDLGTPAAVAVLYDAVREGNRLLAAGEDASVVGGAVAAMLSVLGVHPRDPAWASSGAPGAEERLTAAVDALVSGLLEERTQARADKDWARADAIRDRIKAAGIEITDTPDGPTWTVN